Proteins encoded together in one Penaeus vannamei isolate JL-2024 chromosome 41, ASM4276789v1, whole genome shotgun sequence window:
- the LOC113816932 gene encoding regulator of nonsense transcripts 3B gives MTVKTSDGTRKEGYKGHGEGSSKRTSEKTNARGKREKNSPQTKVVARRLPPTMTEEEFLEAVSPLAEYDYFSFVPADKSLGGHAFSRAYINFKNTDDVFTFRDRFDSYVFVDKKGNEYPAMVEYAPFQKIPKRAGNKKKDIRVGTIDQDPDFMAFLESLEKPESVQLPTLEVVLEEIQAHERELKANNGIIKVKTPLLEFIEQKKAEKLRTKEERREERRRKEFERKKAREEDKKKRKDFRDHREVKKEEVREVKEDGSVKVREVLRPERGKEPYAAEGRQEKTKQERDRERFEREKEKQRRRDEERQKQREREKERREKEKQMRKEREKEERMRRLEEKAKLKEEDRARYRDDAREETAEDKKNWKRREELREEAVTEERTQTGKLEGAKSKRYSEGRRKEEREREKRMKEEKKRTEKEAKMGEVEEEGNERQEEKGGAGGGTKVKEKEIITIKPKEASSPSQGETKEEEKPPTKHNQKEGEVEKEGGQKEEVRSEEKTRKRREKDPRAERRIRNKDRPTMALYRPGQTRLSANRAKQDRTEADDTSSSSPSPVMPAGGGETNKKPTESRKDEALGGGNPCTPPKSPDGSQSENTTKEEALGGDKEGAGWMGSGKTEDQPSEIKRETTDDIKVRDGAEDMEMQDGRAEANKEGKKYPGVKSMTFRRSVSRE, from the exons ATGACGGTGAAAACAAGTGACGGGACGCGAAAAGAAGGCTACAAAGGCCATGGAGAAGGCTCATCGAAAAGAACATCAGAAAAGACAAATgccagagggaaaagagagaagaattctCCTCAGACCAAG GTGGTGGCACGTCGTCTGCCCCCAACCATGACAGAGGAAGAATTTTTGGAAGCTGTGTCACCACTTGCAGAGTATGATTATTTCAGTTTCGTCCCTGCCGACAAGAGTCTCGGGGGTCATGCTTTCTCTCGAGCTTACATTAATTTTAAAAACACAGATGATGTTTTCACCTTTCGAGACAGGTTCGACAGCTATGTGTTTGTCGATAAGAAAG GTAATGAATACCCAGCTATGGTGGAATATGCCCCATTTCAGAAGATACCAAAAAGAGccggaaacaagaagaaggatatACGAGTAGGGACCATAGACCAGGACCCAGACTTTATGGCATTTCTGGAATCTCTAGAAAAACCAGAGTCAGTCCAGCTTCCAACACTAGAGGTTGTTTTGGAAGAGATACAAGCTCATGAACGGGAGTTAAAAG CCAACAATGGAATCATAAAGGTGAAAACTCCACTTCTCGAGTTTATCGAACAGAAGAAAGCAGAGAAGTTACGAACaaaagaggagaggcgagaggaaaggcGGAGGAAGGAATTTGAGAGGAAGAAAGCTcgggaagaagacaagaagaagaggaaggacttCAGGGACCACAGAGAAgtcaagaaagaggaagtgagagaggtgaaagaggacgGCTCCGTGAAAGTGAGAGAA GTTTTGCGaccggagagagggaaagaacccTATGCTGCcgaagggagacaagagaagacgaaacaggagagagacagagagcgttttgaaagggagaaggagaagcagaggagaagagacgaggaaaggcagaagcaaagggagagagagaaggagaggagggagaaggaaaaacagatgaggaaagagagagagaaagaagaaag AATGAGAAGACTTGAAGAGAAGGCAAAGctaaaagaggaagacagagcgaGATACAGGGATGATGCCAGAGAAGAAACGGCAGAAGACAAGAAGaactggaagagaagagaggaacttAGGGAGGAAGCTGTGACAGAGGAAAGGACACAAACGGGCAAGCTAGAAGGTGCAAAATCCAAGCGTTACAGTGAAGGTCGAAGAaaggaggaacgggagagggagaaaaggatgaaggaggagaagaagaggacggagaaagaagcaaagatgggagaggttgaggaagagggaaatgagagacaggaggagaaaggtggagcgggaggaggcactaaagtgaaggaaaaggaaattataaCAATTAAGCCAAAGGAGGCCAGTTCCCCAAGCcaaggagagacaaaggaggaagagaaaccacCCACTAAACACAAtcaaaaggaaggagaagtggagaaggagggaggacagaaggaAGAAGTTAGATCAGAGGAGAAaaccaggaagaggagagaaaaggacccGAGAGCAGAAAGGAGAATACGCAAtaag GACCGACCAACCATGGCCCTCTACCGCCCTGGCCAGACCAGGCTGAGCGCAAACAGGGCCAAGCAGGACCGCACGGAGGCCGatgacacctcctcctccagccccagTCCCGTCATGCcagcagggggaggagagacaaacaAGAAACCCACGGAGTCCAGGAAGGATGAAGCCCTCGGCGGCGGCAACCCCTGCACTCCCCCCAAGAGCCCAGATGGCAGCCAGAGCGAAAACACAACGAAAGAAGAAGCTCTGGGAGGGGACAAGGAGGGTGCTGGTTGGATGGGGAGCGGCAAGACGGAAGACCAGCCTTCAGAGATCAAGAGGGAGACCACAGATGACATCAAAGTCAGGGACGGGGCTGAGGATATGGAGATGCAGGATGGAAGGGCAGAGGCAAACAAGGAGGGCAAGAAGTACCCTGGGGTGAAAAGCATGACCTTCCGGAGGAGTGTTAGCCGAGAGTGA